A genomic region of Zea mays cultivar B73 chromosome 6, Zm-B73-REFERENCE-NAM-5.0, whole genome shotgun sequence contains the following coding sequences:
- the LOC103625685 gene encoding mechanosensitive ion channel protein 10, which yields MDPSTAKAAAPPNNADHVLHIQPDNLPPPHPSNNQQPNPPPPETPKLSQNPEKPPASSPSRPPLPPALLRRRSSIAKPKSRFVEPPTPMHPDSAHPSPVHPAATAAASLTATPTHRAASVSTPHTPAEADDDEDIFRNKDGSRAPASAARCRRRVRLGLELCVLVLFLGLLVVSLVVRPLQGRVLWGLEIWKWCVMVTAVFSGHLLSQWLVTLIVFVVERNFLLRTKVLYFVFGLKKSFQVCLWLALVLIAWSQLFDSEVGRSRKTARTLNYVSRFLASMLIGSVIWLVKTFLMKVVASTFHRKTFFDRIQESVFHQYVLQTLSGPPLMELAENVGREGSGLGRVSIGRAKEDKGVPEVIDVVKLRRMSQEKVSAWTMRGLITAIRSSRLSTISNTIESFDDVDGMEQKDKEINSEWEAKAAAYAIFKNVAKPSYKHIEEVDLLRFFTKEEVHLVIPMFEGAPETGKIKKSALKNWVVKAYLDRKSLAHSLNDTKTAVMQLHNLISVIVIIIIIIVTLLLMGIATTKILVVISSQLLVAGFIFGNACKTVFEALIFVFIMHPFDVGDRCVIDGTQMIVEEMNILTTVLLKNDNEKIYYPNSVLSTKPISNFYRSPNMYDTIDFAIDVSTSVESIGALRSKIKGYLESKPTHWHPVHTVNLKDILDVNKINMSLSVQHTMNFQNIREKNIRRSELVMELKKIFEEMSIRYHLLPQKVELTYVGSNPLPMGPSHTR from the exons ATGGACCCGTCCACTGCCAAGGCGGCCGCGCCGCCCAATAATGCGGACCACGTCCTCCACATCCAGCCCGACAACCTGCCGCCGCCGCACCCGAGCAACAACCAGCAGCCGAACCCACCGCCGCCGGAGACCCCAAAGCTCTCGCAGAACCCCGAGAAGCCGCCGGCCTCCAGCCCCTCGCGCCCGCCGCTGCCCCCCGCGCTCCTCCGCCGCCGCTCCTCCATCGCCAAGCCCAAGTCGCGCTTCGTCGAGCCGCCCACCCCGATGCACCCGGACTCCGCCCACCCCTCCCCGGTCCaccccgccgccaccgccgccgcctcgcTGACCGCCACCCCGACCCATCGCGCCGCGAGCGTCTCCACCCCGCACACCCCCGCGGAGGCCGACGACGACGAGGACATCTTCCGCAACAAGGATGGCTcccgcgcgccggcctccgcggcgCGGTGCCGCCGCCGGGTCCGCCTTGGCCTCGAGCTCTGCGtgctcgtcctcttcctcggcctGCTCGTCGTCAGCCTCGTCGTGCGCCCCCTGCAGGGCCGCGTACTGTGGGGGCTGGAGATCTGGAAGTGGTGCGTCATGGTCACCGCCGTCTTCTCCGGCCACCTCCTCAGCCAGTGGCTCGTCACGCTCATCGTTTTCGTCGTCGAGCGCAACTTCCTGCTGCGCACCAAGGTGCTCTACTTCGTCTTCGGGCTCAAGAAGAGCTTCCAGGTCTGCCtctggctcgcgctcgtgctcatcGCCTGGTCCCAGCTCTTCGACAGCGAGGTCGGCCGCTCCCGCAAGACCGCCAGGACCCTCAACTACGTCTCCAGGTTCCTCGCCTCCATGCTCATCGGCTCCGTCATCTGGCTCGTCAAGACCTTCCTTATGAAGGTGGTTGCGTCCACGTTCCACCGCAAGACCTTCTTCGACCGGATTCAAGAGAGCGTGTTCCATCAGTACGTGCTGCAGACGCTGTCGGGCCCGCCGTTAATGGAGCTGGCGGAGAATGTGGGGCGCGAGGGCAGTGGCCTTGGGCGGGTCAGTATCGGCAGGGCCAAGGAGGACAAAGGCGTGCCGGAGGTGATCGATGTTGTCAAGCTCAGGAGGATGAGTCAGGAGAAGGTCTCAGCATGGACGATGAGAGGGCTCATCACAGCAATCCGAAGCTCTAGGCTGTCAACCATATCTAATACTATCGAGagctttgatgatgtagatggcaTGGAACAGAAGGATAAAGAAATAAATAGTGAATGGGAGGCCAAGGCCGCGGCGTATGCCATATTCAAGAATGTCGCAAAGCCCAGCTATAA GCACATTGAGGAGGTGGATCTGCTGAGATTTTTCACCAAGGAGGAGGTGCACCTGGTGATTCCAATGTTTGAGGGAGCACCAGAGACCGGAAAGATAAAAAAGTCTGCACTAAAGAATTGGGTG GTGAAAGCATACCTCGATCGCAAGTCACTGGCACATTCTCTGAACGACACAAAGACCGCAGTTATGCAACTTCACAACCTCATCAGTGTTATAGTCATCATTATAATCATCATTGTTACACTACTATTGATGGGCATTGCGACAACCAAGATTCTTGTTGTCATCTCGTCCCAGCTTCTGGTTGCGGGATTCATATTTGGGAATGCATGCAAGACTGTATTTGAGGCCCTTATATTTGTATTCATCATGCATCCATTTGATGTTGGTGACCGCTGTGTTATCGACGGAACACAG ATGATCGTCGAGGAAATGAATATATTAACCACTGTTCTCTTGAAGAATGACAACGAAAAGATATATTATCCAAATTCTGTGTTGTCCACAAAGCCAATCAGCAACTTTTACCGAAGCCCTAACATGTATGACACGATTGATTTTGCAATTGATGTTTCAACTTCAGTTGAGAGCATTGGAGCTTTGAGGTCCAAAATTAAAGG GTACTTGGAGAGCAAACCAACGCATTGGCACCCAGTCCACACTGTAAATCTCAAGGACATCTTGGATGTGAACAAGATTAACATGTCTCTCTCAGTGCAGCACACCATGAACTTTCAAAACATCCGGGAGAAGAACATCAGGAGGTCTGAGCTCGTTATGGAGTTGAAGAAAATATTCGAGGAGATGTCCATCCGGTACCACCTTCTACCCCAGAAAGTTGAACTCACCTACGTCGGCTCGAACCCACTGCCCATGGGTCCTTCTCATACAAGATAG